The genomic segment CCGGTAGTCCCGCCTGCCGAGCAGGGTCATCGGGTAGAACAGCGCCGCGGCGGTCCCCACCCAGAAACCGCCCTTTTCCCGATCGGCCAAAACTCCTCCTCGCTCGGTTGCCCACGCTGATCCTGCCCCCCGCGATGTCACAGACCTAGGGCGGGTGGGTGGGCTTTGAGAGTAGGAAGAGGGCGGGAGGGCGGGCTTTGGGAGTAGGAAGAGGGCGGGCGGGTGGGCTTTGAGAGTAGAAAGGGGATGTGGCACGCGAGGTGGACCTGATCGTCCCGTTGAAACAGCCCAGCCTGGGCAAGTCCCGGCTCCGCGGCGCGCTGGACGACATCCACGACGACGACACGCACGCCGAGCTGGTGCTCGCGCTGGCCGCCGACACCCTGGCCGCGGCGACCGCGGCGAACGGCGTCCGCCGGGTGCTGGTGGTCGCGGCCGACCCGCTCGCGCTGACCAGCCTGCACCGGCTCGGCGTCGAAGTGGTCGGTGACGCCGGGGTGCGCGGGCTCAACACCGCGCTGCGCCGGGGTGAGGCGATCCTGCGCGGGGCCGATCCGGGCGGGGTGGTGGCCGCGCTGCAGGCCGACCTCCCCGCGTTGCGCCCGGACGAGCTGGCGATGGCGCTCGGAGCCGCCGCCGACCGGCGCGCCTTCGTCGCCGACCGGCAGGGCACCGGGACAACGCTGCTGGTCGCGGCCCCCGGCGAACCGCTGGACCCGCACTTCGGCACCGGCTCGGCGCTGGCGCACACCGCCTCCGGGGCGGTCCCGCTGGACGTCGCCGCGCCCTCGTTGCGCAGCGACGTGGACACCGCCGCGGACCTCGCCCACGTCCGGCGGCTCGGGCTCGGCTGGCGCACCTCGACCCTGCTGGGCGAGGCGTG from the Amycolatopsis magusensis genome contains:
- the cofC gene encoding 2-phospho-L-lactate guanylyltransferase, yielding MAREVDLIVPLKQPSLGKSRLRGALDDIHDDDTHAELVLALAADTLAAATAANGVRRVLVVAADPLALTSLHRLGVEVVGDAGVRGLNTALRRGEAILRGADPGGVVAALQADLPALRPDELAMALGAAADRRAFVADRQGTGTTLLVAAPGEPLDPHFGTGSALAHTASGAVPLDVAAPSLRSDVDTAADLAHVRRLGLGWRTSTLLGEACCLS